One genomic region from Thermoleptolyngbya sichuanensis A183 encodes:
- a CDS encoding zinc ribbon domain-containing protein: MAYVTDLGAGQRLWIESRDRLTILTLLSASAGQQQSQRMSVETGAWAAPPQAFRTAGGVVVQVETENGSRFVQVQGSQMQSLNGVPVLSGAAVLPMQETTEDPMPPMEPMKPMEPMKPMEPMKPMEPMKPMPPMNSGHPLQMGEMQMGELKMGDMEMRLNPMQMKMGSLEMRMGSAERQSQQRFCTQCGGEVQMGDRFCAQCGHRVGELSHS, encoded by the coding sequence ATGGCATACGTCACAGACCTGGGTGCAGGTCAGCGCCTCTGGATTGAAAGCCGCGATCGCCTCACGATTCTCACCCTTCTAAGCGCCAGCGCCGGACAGCAGCAAAGCCAGCGAATGTCGGTCGAAACGGGTGCTTGGGCCGCACCACCCCAGGCATTTCGCACAGCAGGCGGTGTGGTGGTGCAAGTGGAGACAGAAAACGGCTCGCGCTTTGTGCAGGTGCAGGGGAGCCAGATGCAGTCGCTCAACGGTGTGCCTGTGCTTTCGGGGGCGGCGGTGCTGCCGATGCAGGAAACGACAGAAGACCCAATGCCGCCGATGGAACCCATGAAGCCAATGGAACCCATGAAGCCAATGGAACCCATGAAGCCAATGGAACCCATGAAGCCAATGCCGCCGATGAATTCCGGTCATCCCCTACAAATGGGCGAGATGCAGATGGGCGAGCTAAAGATGGGCGATATGGAAATGCGCCTGAACCCGATGCAAATGAAGATGGGCAGTTTGGAGATGCGAATGGGCAGTGCCGAACGCCAGTCCCAGCAGCGATTTTGTACCCAGTGTGGCGGCGAGGTGCAGATGGGCGATCGCTTTTGCGCCCAGTGTGGTCATCGGGTGGGAGAACTGAGCCACAGCTAA
- a CDS encoding alpha/beta hydrolase: MLLSAPLKRFITAQRWRSPLGWVGGALLLVGSLADPAAAAKKLSIKLGPVQSSVQLSDLQHYAKTGDVQGSLRGYRLLLSPSLQSTLQSSIPLDPNAGHRLVKDLLSSSAGDRLLTALERVIPNGDRKMLQLALTRAATHANGLSLLGFLQEFPAPEVVLDLTAVASLTSQMNLAYWQSQALTSILERELTVPEAAPFHAELDPTRPGMHWVRQQSLVFRDYERARTIPVDLYWSYRTTGPLIVISHGFGADRRFLGYLARHLASYGFAVAALEHPGSNVAWITEITQGRTRGRHGTDLLPSQEFIDRPHDISFLLSELDRLNRHSTLLRGRLDTQQVVVIGHSLGGYTALALAGARLDLPNLRQFCNSPERVALSIADWLQCTAADLPDELPDLRDRRVARVMLLNPVIGRLFDEESLAKIRIPTLIVSGTSDAVMPAVSQQLLPFTQLPADSKLLLTVIGGGHLSVGDPENLNQALTHSLFMREQGDRETEALRQLLKGISLSFVKQLTPDARHYKPFLSAEYVQSFSTATLQLRLNAQLSEKLSNWLQMAALPLEQMTSSAQPQPRQYVRTQVAGTGITVLLAGLPLVVFVLPGYLSSSVNRVLRRKGQPGRANLSGHSQPGHSQRLHSEQADGELTDRAAHAGITDADSDSKDLEEADRS, encoded by the coding sequence GTGCTTTTATCTGCCCCTCTGAAGCGGTTTATCACGGCCCAGCGATGGCGATCGCCCCTGGGCTGGGTGGGTGGAGCGCTGCTGCTGGTGGGTAGCCTAGCCGATCCGGCAGCAGCGGCAAAAAAGCTCTCGATCAAGCTCGGCCCAGTGCAGTCTTCGGTGCAATTGTCCGATTTACAGCACTACGCCAAGACCGGGGATGTGCAGGGGTCGCTGCGGGGCTATCGTCTGCTGCTTAGTCCATCTCTGCAAAGCACGCTGCAAAGCAGTATTCCACTTGATCCAAACGCTGGGCATCGCCTGGTTAAGGATCTCCTGAGTTCCTCGGCGGGCGATCGCCTGCTTACAGCACTGGAGCGCGTTATCCCCAATGGCGATCGCAAAATGCTGCAACTGGCGCTGACTCGTGCCGCCACCCACGCCAACGGGCTGAGCCTGCTGGGATTCTTGCAAGAATTTCCCGCTCCAGAAGTCGTGCTAGACCTGACGGCAGTGGCCTCGCTGACCTCGCAGATGAATCTAGCCTACTGGCAAAGTCAGGCGCTGACCTCGATTTTGGAGCGCGAGCTGACCGTGCCTGAAGCAGCTCCCTTCCATGCGGAGCTAGACCCGACCCGTCCCGGTATGCATTGGGTACGCCAGCAGTCCCTCGTCTTCCGCGACTACGAACGGGCCCGCACGATTCCGGTCGATTTGTACTGGAGCTATCGCACGACTGGCCCGCTTATCGTTATTTCTCACGGCTTTGGAGCCGACCGCCGATTTTTGGGCTATCTGGCGAGACACTTGGCTTCCTATGGCTTTGCAGTGGCCGCACTGGAACACCCTGGCAGCAACGTCGCCTGGATCACGGAAATTACGCAGGGGAGGACACGGGGGCGACATGGCACCGATCTTCTGCCCAGCCAGGAGTTTATCGATCGCCCTCATGACATCAGCTTTTTACTGAGCGAACTCGATCGGTTGAATCGTCACTCCACGTTGCTCAGGGGGCGGCTAGATACCCAGCAGGTCGTGGTCATCGGCCACTCGCTGGGCGGCTACACGGCGCTAGCGCTGGCCGGAGCCAGACTCGACTTGCCCAATCTGCGCCAGTTTTGCAATAGCCCGGAGCGGGTCGCCCTGTCCATTGCTGACTGGTTGCAGTGTACGGCGGCGGATCTGCCCGACGAACTGCCCGATCTGCGCGATCGCCGGGTGGCGCGAGTGATGCTGCTCAATCCGGTGATTGGTCGCCTGTTTGACGAAGAGAGTCTGGCGAAGATCCGTATTCCGACGCTGATTGTATCGGGCACTTCAGACGCAGTGATGCCCGCCGTCAGCCAGCAGTTGTTGCCCTTTACCCAGCTTCCGGCTGATTCCAAGCTCTTGCTCACAGTCATTGGCGGCGGGCACCTCAGTGTTGGCGATCCCGAAAACCTGAACCAGGCGCTTACCCACAGCCTGTTTATGCGAGAACAGGGCGATCGCGAAACAGAGGCACTCCGACAATTGCTCAAGGGCATCTCGCTGTCCTTTGTCAAACAGCTTACGCCGGATGCTCGTCACTACAAGCCATTTTTGTCGGCAGAGTATGTCCAGTCGTTTTCCACCGCCACCCTCCAACTGCGGCTAAATGCCCAGCTTTCAGAAAAGCTGTCGAACTGGCTCCAGATGGCAGCGCTGCCCCTAGAACAGATGACCTCCAGCGCCCAGCCCCAGCCGCGTCAATACGTCAGAACGCAGGTGGCAGGAACGGGGATCACCGTGCTGCTGGCGGGGTTGCCGCTGGTGGTGTTTGTCCTGCCGGGATATTTATCCTCATCGGTGAATCGGGTGCTGCGGCGCAAAGGTCAACCGGGACGAGCCAATTTGTCAGGGCATTCTCAGCCAGGGCATTCTCAGAGGCTACATTCCGAGCAGGCAGATGGGGAACTGACGGATCGAGCCGCCCATGCGGGAATCACAGACGCAGACTCAGACTCAAAAGACTTAGAAGAAGCCGATAGATCCTGA
- the nagA gene encoding N-acetylglucosamine-6-phosphate deacetylase, which produces MRPYALTNCVLHTGEQDLVDHALLIEGDRILDILPSWDLPDSFGVIDLQGDHVSPGFVDLQLNGCGGVMFNDEITAKTLEIMHTTNLKSGTTSYLPTLITTSDTDMLRAMELVRDYRKFRPHNVLGLHLEGPYLNPKRKGIHNERYIRRPEPAMIQQIAAAGRNSVLLLTLAPEIVEIDDILTLADAGILVSAGHSDATYEQAIAGFDAGVGMVTHLFNAMSPWLGRSPGLVGAAFDRDDVYAGIIADGHHTHLRSIALAHRMKGEKLLIVTDATPPVGTQMDSFRIGGQVVFYREGKCVSAEGTLGGSALTMIEAIRNCVSIGLPLDEALRMASAYPAAAIAVNDRLGYLAPGYVANLAMFNDALEITGVCDRGEYLAVMS; this is translated from the coding sequence ATGCGCCCCTACGCCCTGACAAATTGCGTACTGCATACTGGTGAGCAAGATTTGGTCGATCACGCGCTGCTGATTGAGGGCGATCGCATTCTCGACATTCTCCCGTCCTGGGATTTACCCGACTCTTTCGGCGTTATTGACTTGCAAGGCGACCACGTTTCACCCGGTTTTGTCGATTTGCAACTGAACGGCTGTGGGGGAGTCATGTTCAACGACGAGATTACAGCCAAGACGCTGGAGATCATGCACACGACCAACCTTAAAAGCGGCACCACCAGCTATTTGCCAACGCTGATCACCACGTCGGATACGGATATGCTGCGGGCGATGGAACTGGTGCGCGACTATCGAAAATTTCGCCCCCATAACGTGCTAGGGCTGCATTTGGAAGGGCCCTATCTAAACCCAAAGCGCAAGGGCATCCACAACGAGCGCTACATCCGTCGGCCCGAACCAGCAATGATTCAGCAGATCGCGGCGGCGGGTCGCAATTCTGTGTTGCTGCTGACGCTGGCTCCCGAAATCGTAGAGATAGACGATATTCTGACGCTGGCAGATGCAGGTATTTTGGTGTCCGCCGGCCATAGCGATGCAACCTACGAGCAGGCGATCGCCGGATTCGACGCAGGCGTGGGCATGGTGACGCATTTATTTAACGCCATGTCGCCCTGGCTGGGGCGCAGTCCGGGGCTGGTAGGCGCTGCCTTTGACCGAGATGACGTGTATGCCGGAATTATTGCCGACGGTCATCACACCCACCTGCGCTCGATCGCCCTGGCCCACCGCATGAAAGGTGAAAAGCTGCTAATTGTCACCGATGCCACGCCGCCCGTTGGCACTCAGATGGACTCCTTCAGGATTGGCGGGCAGGTGGTGTTCTACCGCGAGGGCAAGTGCGTGTCGGCCGAGGGAACCCTGGGCGGCTCTGCGCTGACGATGATCGAGGCCATCCGCAACTGCGTTTCGATTGGGCTGCCCCTAGACGAGGCACTGCGGATGGCGAGTGCTTATCCCGCCGCGGCGATCGCCGTGAACGATCGTCTGGGCTATCTCGCACCTGGCTACGTCGCAAACCTGGCGATGTTCAACGATGCGCTGGAGATTACCGGCGTGTGCGATCGGGGCGAATATTTGGCGGTGATGAGCTAG
- the mscL gene encoding large conductance mechanosensitive channel protein MscL: MARRNGAVGGFLRDFREFALKGNVVDLAVGVIIGAAFGSIVQSLVDDIIMPIIALIFGVDPAAGISGITIIGAIPVGNFLAAIINFLIISFSLYLVIKWFASFKRKEADPEAPDLAEVNTRLADAVERLTETLERR, from the coding sequence ATGGCTCGACGAAACGGTGCGGTAGGCGGGTTTCTCCGCGATTTTCGAGAATTTGCCCTGAAGGGAAACGTGGTTGACTTGGCGGTGGGTGTAATCATCGGCGCAGCCTTTGGCTCGATTGTGCAATCGCTGGTGGACGACATCATCATGCCCATCATCGCCCTGATTTTTGGCGTAGATCCGGCGGCAGGAATTTCGGGCATCACAATTATTGGTGCTATTCCCGTGGGCAATTTTTTGGCCGCCATTATTAACTTCCTGATTATTTCCTTTTCGCTGTACCTGGTGATCAAGTGGTTTGCTTCGTTTAAGCGCAAGGAAGCCGATCCCGAAGCGCCTGATTTGGCTGAGGTGAACACTCGCCTAGCGGATGCGGTGGAGCGCCTGACGGAAACGCTAGAACGACGCTAG
- a CDS encoding DASH family cryptochrome, producing MTQRILLWFRNDLRLHDHEPLHRAIASGAEIVPVYCFDPRQFDKTAFGFPKTGAFRAQFLLESVADLRRSLCGLGSDLLICQECPELIIPRLAAKLAISAVFYHQEATAEEQAVEIALSNALKPLGVRVQSFWGHTLYHPDDLPFDLSQLPELFTAFRKQVERDSSVNPPLPAPKSLPPLPEDLPDDWPDDSHKPGEIPTLADLGLMPPATDARGVLRFQGGETAGLARLKDYFWEGDRLRVYKDTRNGMLGADYSSKFSPWLALGCLSPRLIHAEVGRYEAERIKNDSTYWLIFELLWRDYFRFICAKHGSKVFYPSGLQGIPIPWQQDWQRFDLWRKGQTGFPLVDANMRELAATGFMSNRGRQNVASFLTKNLGIDWRMGAEWFESLLIDYDVCSNYGNWNYTAGVGNDARGFRFFNILKQSKDYDPQGDYVKHWLPELANVPAAKVHEPWKLLPVEQQRFGLRLGVDYPNPVVDLFKSAEANEKIYNAATQGWSAAPKPKALQRGKRRR from the coding sequence GTGACCCAACGTATTCTTCTCTGGTTCCGCAACGACCTCCGGCTCCACGATCATGAACCGCTGCATCGGGCGATCGCCAGCGGCGCAGAGATCGTCCCGGTCTACTGTTTCGACCCGCGCCAGTTTGATAAGACTGCTTTTGGCTTCCCCAAGACAGGCGCGTTTCGGGCCCAGTTTTTGCTAGAGAGTGTAGCTGATTTGCGGCGATCGCTCTGCGGCCTGGGCAGTGATTTACTCATTTGCCAGGAGTGCCCTGAACTTATTATTCCCCGCCTGGCAGCAAAACTGGCGATTTCTGCGGTCTTCTATCACCAAGAAGCGACCGCCGAGGAGCAAGCAGTCGAAATCGCCCTCAGCAATGCCCTAAAGCCGCTGGGCGTTCGGGTGCAATCGTTTTGGGGACATACGCTCTATCATCCCGATGATTTGCCCTTTGATCTGTCGCAGCTTCCGGAGTTGTTTACCGCTTTTCGCAAGCAGGTCGAGCGCGACTCATCGGTCAACCCGCCCCTGCCTGCGCCCAAGTCGCTGCCGCCCCTGCCAGAGGATTTGCCAGACGACTGGCCAGACGATTCGCACAAACCAGGCGAAATTCCCACTCTGGCAGACCTGGGGCTGATGCCGCCTGCAACCGATGCGCGGGGGGTGCTGCGGTTTCAGGGGGGCGAAACGGCGGGACTGGCACGACTCAAGGATTATTTTTGGGAGGGCGATCGCCTGCGGGTATACAAAGACACGCGCAACGGCATGTTGGGTGCAGACTATTCCTCCAAGTTTTCGCCGTGGCTGGCGTTGGGCTGCCTGTCGCCGCGCCTGATCCACGCCGAAGTCGGTCGCTACGAAGCAGAGCGCATCAAAAACGACTCCACCTACTGGCTCATTTTTGAACTGCTCTGGCGCGACTATTTTCGCTTTATCTGCGCCAAGCACGGCTCCAAAGTGTTCTATCCCTCTGGTCTCCAGGGCATTCCCATCCCTTGGCAGCAGGATTGGCAGCGGTTTGACCTGTGGCGCAAAGGGCAGACGGGCTTTCCGCTGGTGGATGCCAACATGCGAGAACTGGCCGCCACCGGGTTCATGTCCAATCGTGGACGGCAAAACGTCGCCAGTTTCCTAACGAAAAATCTGGGCATCGACTGGCGCATGGGCGCAGAGTGGTTCGAGTCGCTGCTGATCGACTACGACGTATGCAGCAACTACGGCAACTGGAACTACACGGCGGGCGTGGGCAACGACGCTCGCGGCTTTCGCTTTTTCAACATCCTCAAGCAGTCCAAAGACTACGATCCGCAGGGCGACTATGTAAAGCACTGGCTACCAGAACTGGCGAACGTGCCCGCTGCTAAGGTGCATGAACCCTGGAAACTGTTGCCCGTCGAACAGCAGCGCTTTGGGCTACGGCTGGGCGTGGATTATCCCAATCCCGTGGTGGACTTGTTCAAATCGGCAGAAGCGAACGAAAAAATCTACAACGCCGCCACGCAGGGTTGGAGCGCGGCTCCCAAGCCCAAAGCCTTGCAGCGAGGCAAGCGTCGGCGCTAA